In Janthinobacterium sp. B9-8, the genomic stretch CCGCCCAGCGTATCAATTATTTGTGAATTACACGGTATATAACCGCGAAAACAGGATGCCTCAGAGCCTTATATTAGTCAATTTATTTATTAGCAAACACTAATCTGTATAAATTTCATCTGGCAATCGCACTAAAGTACGGCTTTTGCACGTTTTTTTCATACCAAACATGCACCGCTACGTTATAAGGTAAGCGCAATTGAAACTGTGCCCACTGGCATTTTTTCGGTAACATCCATTCTTTACTCGGGGGAAACCCATGATTCAAGTCGGCGTTGTAATGGGTAGCAATAGTGACTGGGAAGTCATGCAGCATGCCGCTAAGCAACTAAAAGCCTTTGGTGTGGCATTTGAATGTCGCGTTGTCTCGGCACATCGCACCCCTGATCTCTTGTTTGAGTACGCCGAAACGGCCGCTAGCCGCGGCTTGCAGTGCATTATTGCAGGTGCAGGTGGCGCAGCACATCTGCCAGGAATGATTGCCGCCAAAACCACCATTCCGGTGCTGGGTGTGCCTGTTCCGTCTAAATACCTGCGCGGCGAAGATTCACTGCTTTCCATCGTGCAAATGCCTAAAGGCATTCCGGTTGCTACATTTGCGATTGGCGAAGCAGGCGCTGCTAATGCTGCGCTATTTGCTGTTTCTCTACTCGCGAATGCCATCCCTGAGCTGGCTGCCAAGCTAGCCATATTTCGGACCGAGCAAAAAGAAACCGTGTTGGCGATGGAATTACCCGAAGTAGAATGAAACCCACCAAAGAGCTGCTGGCAGAGCTAGAAGAAAAAGGCTTTTTATTCAGCGTTTTTTACCGGGGCGCCCTCTGCTGGGGGCTGCCTTTTGGTTTGCTTTCTTCTTTGGCTATCAGCTTTTTTGCACACACATCATATATCGCCGCCATGATCCAAATCCTGCCTATAGCGCTTATTTTTGGCGCTATCTTTGGCTGGGGCTTATGGGGTGTTGCCCTTTTGCAGGGCGTAAAACAAAGACAAGATAAGGATTGATAAGATGGCCATTAAGCCAATTCTGCCGCCTGCGATGCTTGGCATTCTGGGTGGCGGCCAACTGGGCCGCATGTTTGCCATGGCAGCGAAAACCATGGGCTATGGTGTAACCGTGCTCGACCCTGATCCAAGCTCCCCCGCTGCCGAGATCGCCGATGTCCATCTTTGCAAACCCTATACCGATCCAGAAGCACTCGCCGCACTCGCCCAGCAATGTGCAGCGGTCACCACCGAGTTTGAAAACGTCAACGCAGACAGCATGCGCTGGCTAGCAAGCCAAGGTGTAAAAGTCAGCCCATCAGGTGATTCAGTCGCGATTGCGCAAGACCGGATGAAAGAGAAAAACTTTATCCGTGATGCAGGCCTCGCCACCGCCCCTTTTCTTGTTATCGAAAATTCAGGCGATCTGGAGCAAGACCTCAGCCCCTACCTGCCAGGAATTTTAAAAACCGCCCGTAATGGCTACGACGGCAAGGGCCAGGTACGGATCAAAAGCCTAGAAGAAGCCCGCTACGCCCTATCCGAGCTAAAGCATCAGCCCTGTGTGCTAGAAAAAATGCTGCCGCTTAAAGCCGAGGTTTCGGTGATTGTGGCCCGTAGCGCCGCCAATGAAATCGCCTGTTTTCCGCCAGCAGAAAATATCCATACCGATGGTGTGTTAGATATCTCCATCGTGCCTGCTCGCATCAGCGCAGAAATCACTGAACGTGCGCGCGCAATGGCGATCCAGCTT encodes the following:
- the purE gene encoding 5-(carboxyamino)imidazole ribonucleotide mutase translates to MIQVGVVMGSNSDWEVMQHAAKQLKAFGVAFECRVVSAHRTPDLLFEYAETAASRGLQCIIAGAGGAAHLPGMIAAKTTIPVLGVPVPSKYLRGEDSLLSIVQMPKGIPVATFAIGEAGAANAALFAVSLLANAIPELAAKLAIFRTEQKETVLAMELPEVE
- a CDS encoding 5-(carboxyamino)imidazole ribonucleotide synthase, whose product is MAIKPILPPAMLGILGGGQLGRMFAMAAKTMGYGVTVLDPDPSSPAAEIADVHLCKPYTDPEALAALAQQCAAVTTEFENVNADSMRWLASQGVKVSPSGDSVAIAQDRMKEKNFIRDAGLATAPFLVIENSGDLEQDLSPYLPGILKTARNGYDGKGQVRIKSLEEARYALSELKHQPCVLEKMLPLKAEVSVIVARSAANEIACFPPAENIHTDGVLDISIVPARISAEITERARAMAIQLVEKLDYIGVIAVEFFVLEDDTLVINEMAPRPHNSGHYTLDATFSSQFEQQVRTMCGLYPGKPDLHTPVVMVNLLGDVWHDDGSDPHWEIMLTAPNTKLHLYGKKEARAGRKMGHYNVLASNVDSALEQALALKETL